The following proteins are encoded in a genomic region of Clostridiales bacterium:
- the nrdG gene encoding anaerobic ribonucleoside-triphosphate reductase activating protein — MDIYLASDINNSIIESLTDGTGIRLVIFTCGCIHHCPECQNPKSWDIKNGVRIPVVKVANYIIKKLYEGDFDGITLSGGDPLYQSDAILELLVILKNKIKSLNIWCYTGYLYEEVKNLKAIKYIDTLVDGPFEKDKKFPKKKFRGSWNQRILHLSNGSVVMEE, encoded by the coding sequence ATGGATATATATCTGGCATCGGATATAAATAATTCAATAATAGAAAGTCTGACAGACGGGACAGGCATAAGGCTTGTCATTTTCACATGTGGATGTATTCATCACTGTCCGGAATGCCAGAACCCGAAATCGTGGGATATAAAAAACGGTGTCAGGATTCCGGTAGTAAAAGTTGCCAATTATATTATAAAGAAATTATATGAAGGGGATTTTGACGGCATAACCCTTTCGGGGGGAGACCCTCTCTACCAGAGCGATGCGATTCTTGAGCTTCTTGTGATATTGAAGAATAAAATAAAAAGCCTCAATATATGGTGTTATACAGGATACCTGTATGAAGAGGTAAAAAATTTGAAGGCTATAAAATATATAGATACTCTGGTCGATGGCCCTTTTGAAAAGGACAAGAAATTCCCGAAGAAAAAATTCAGAGGCTCCTGGAACCAGAGAATACTTCATCTTTCAAATGGCTCCGTAGTGATGGAAGAGTAA
- a CDS encoding GNAT family N-acetyltransferase — translation MDNIGYITGLVSNSMFNYPLCRYFFPDKERRRRLLPEVFNVMVKYGFRFGDIFISSDLIEGAAIVGPPGSKKFSNFTAAKCGGLLLPFKFGIPALDRINNYQTYAAKIHEKYAPDYSVHLMLLAVAPSMQGKGYGSILIGKVLSECRRIKASCYLETQSENNAVLYSHFGFNVVYKGLIPETHIMNYAMVFSQYSSNR, via the coding sequence ATGGACAATATCGGATATATTACCGGACTTGTCTCGAATTCTATGTTTAATTATCCATTATGCCGTTATTTTTTTCCCGACAAGGAAAGGCGCAGAAGGCTTCTCCCTGAAGTTTTCAATGTTATGGTCAAATATGGCTTTCGCTTCGGCGATATATTCATCTCATCCGATCTAATAGAAGGTGCTGCGATTGTAGGGCCTCCCGGAAGCAAGAAATTTTCAAATTTTACTGCGGCAAAATGCGGAGGCCTTTTGCTTCCCTTTAAATTCGGCATTCCGGCACTTGATAGAATAAATAATTATCAGACATATGCCGCAAAGATCCATGAAAAATATGCGCCTGATTATAGCGTCCATCTCATGCTTCTTGCAGTGGCTCCTTCAATGCAGGGAAAAGGCTATGGAAGCATTTTGATAGGGAAAGTCCTGTCGGAATGCAGAAGGATAAAGGCTTCATGCTATCTTGAAACCCAGAGTGAAAATAATGCGGTCCTTTACAGTCATTTTGGCTTCAATGTCGTATACAAAGGCTTAATCCCCGAAACCCACATAATGAATTACGCAATGGTCTTTTCGCAATACTCTTCGAATCGCTGA
- a CDS encoding glycoside hydrolase family 13 protein, whose product MIFLIFHDSQDLFYRNPFGAVPCGQNIIIRLKADTKIKVQSAMLRKWTDENGEEKFNMECMNGNSKIFEVNIKAPDEPCVLWYYFIIHVSDRIYYYGNNSMHQGGAGEVYGHEPDSYQITVYKRRFYTPGWFKDGVMYHIFVDRFCNGNRNGEILNKKEGRIIHKNWSEIPYAAGEKNLNNDFFGGNLLGIIKKLPYLKELGIDVIYLSPIFESPSNHKYDTGDYMKIDPMFGDNRTFKMLCEKAKDLGISVILDGVFSHTGSDSVYFNKFGHYDSKGAYQSKDSPYYPWYNFIEYPEKYECWWGIDSLPNVNELEKSYQDFILFNRDSVVRYWMHLGCRGWRLDVADELPDGFLKNMRTVVKGEDQDAVIIGEVWDDASNKISYGKMKEYLLGDELDSATNYPLRFAVIKFFMNEWDALQLHKCIMSIYENYPKCVFYSMMNFLGSHDTVRIRTVFGEARCEDVSKKDAGSVKLSLDQKILSLRRLKAAALFQMAFPGVPCIYYGDEVGVEGCGDPFSRGTYPWKDGDMELYKWYRNIISVRHRVSALRTGYFIPVYHSGSVYGFIRTIKNGKDIFGQKRENGFAVIIFNSSIRDKKQVNIDMNKWGIEKLHDVLHDNKEIRTNGGHLSVSLNPIEGKLLIGS is encoded by the coding sequence GTGATCTTCTTGATATTTCATGACTCACAGGACTTATTCTATAGAAATCCGTTTGGGGCGGTGCCGTGCGGCCAAAACATTATTATAAGATTGAAAGCAGATACGAAAATAAAAGTGCAGTCGGCTATGTTGCGGAAATGGACGGATGAAAATGGTGAAGAAAAATTTAATATGGAATGTATGAATGGGAATAGCAAAATATTTGAAGTTAATATAAAGGCTCCGGACGAGCCCTGCGTTTTATGGTATTATTTTATAATTCATGTTTCAGACAGGATTTACTATTACGGAAACAACAGTATGCATCAGGGAGGCGCGGGGGAAGTATACGGGCATGAGCCTGATTCGTACCAGATAACCGTATATAAAAGAAGGTTTTATACGCCTGGTTGGTTTAAAGATGGCGTTATGTATCATATATTTGTAGATAGATTTTGCAATGGAAACAGGAACGGGGAAATACTAAACAAGAAGGAAGGCCGCATAATACATAAAAATTGGAGTGAAATCCCATATGCAGCGGGTGAGAAGAACTTAAACAACGATTTTTTCGGAGGAAATCTTCTTGGCATTATAAAAAAACTCCCTTACCTCAAGGAACTCGGGATAGATGTCATCTACTTAAGCCCCATATTTGAATCTCCTTCGAATCATAAATATGATACAGGTGACTATATGAAGATAGATCCTATGTTCGGCGATAATCGGACATTTAAGATGCTGTGTGAAAAGGCGAAAGATCTCGGGATTTCGGTGATACTCGACGGCGTATTCAGCCATACAGGCAGCGACAGCGTTTATTTCAATAAGTTTGGACATTATGATTCCAAAGGGGCGTATCAATCGAAGGATTCACCCTATTACCCATGGTATAATTTTATCGAATATCCTGAAAAGTATGAATGCTGGTGGGGGATAGACAGTCTGCCGAATGTAAATGAACTTGAAAAATCATATCAGGATTTTATATTATTCAATAGAGACAGCGTAGTCAGATACTGGATGCATCTCGGGTGCAGAGGATGGAGGTTGGATGTGGCCGATGAGCTTCCGGACGGATTCCTTAAAAATATGAGGACAGTAGTCAAGGGTGAGGATCAAGATGCCGTGATAATAGGGGAAGTGTGGGATGATGCATCAAACAAGATAAGCTATGGAAAAATGAAGGAATATCTGCTGGGGGACGAATTGGATTCTGCAACAAATTATCCCCTCAGATTTGCGGTAATCAAATTTTTTATGAATGAATGGGACGCTTTACAGCTACACAAATGTATTATGAGCATATATGAAAATTATCCAAAATGCGTTTTTTATTCAATGATGAATTTTCTCGGAAGCCATGATACGGTAAGGATTAGGACGGTTTTCGGGGAAGCCCGCTGTGAAGATGTATCTAAAAAGGATGCCGGGTCGGTAAAATTGAGCCTGGATCAGAAAATCCTTTCACTAAGAAGGCTCAAGGCGGCGGCCTTATTCCAGATGGCATTTCCCGGAGTGCCATGTATATATTACGGAGATGAAGTCGGAGTTGAAGGATGCGGAGACCCGTTTTCACGGGGTACTTACCCTTGGAAAGACGGCGATATGGAGCTATACAAATGGTACAGAAATATCATATCCGTAAGGCATAGGGTTTCCGCCCTTCGCACAGGCTATTTCATTCCAGTTTATCATAGCGGCAGCGTTTACGGGTTTATAAGGACAATCAAAAATGGAAAGGATATATTCGGCCAAAAAAGGGAAAATGGCTTTGCGGTAATAATATTTAACAGCAGCATAAGGGATAAAAAACAGGTAAACATAGACATGAACAAATGGGGTATAGAAAAGCTGCATGACGTGCTTCATGACAATAAGGAAATCAGGACAAACGGCGGACATCTGTCGGTGAGCCTTAATCCCATAGAGGGAAAGCTGCTGATTGGAAGTTGA
- the nrdD gene encoding anaerobic ribonucleoside-triphosphate reductase: MIRNIVKRDGRVIDFDSRKIYNAVLKAFADRRGCAGKEMPEKREESKKNAAAVTAEVMRRLNLEGNKTVEVEHVQDIVERVISELGFFDISKKYILYRNKRSIERKRKERVYRRISDIIKVTDRENANVGNGPSSKLLQIAETASRDYSESFLTTEDVKKAMDDNYIYPHDYSWFGVGTTTCTFIKLSRLLNDGFNTGHGFIRPPKRIKTAAQLACIIFQANQNDQHGGQAYGFFDRDMAKYVSLERQWQLRQLNRTFETLGIVEDGEKIYEIADRYAREETFQAMESLVHNLNSMHSRAGAQVPFTSINVGTDTSEDGRIVTESLLKAYENGLGKGEQALFPNIIFKIKKGINWEDGTANHDLLMYALKVSSKRLFPNYVFEDCSLFKGFPTDVPVMGCRTIVAWNRHKDEEHQTCEERGNDSFTTINLPGIALKSRLYVKYTPEIESKFNEISKKYGICMSEKFKDNNVLKTFFTELDYYADLVIEQLLERLAYQSTFVKEDFPFLMSEVWMGCRDLKNGETVGDAIKNGTLGTGFIGLAEALYSLAGSHHGESSDADSLGYEIIKFMRKKVDEASRNNDLNFSLLATPAEGLCEKFVEKDKMKFGIVKGVTDKAWYTNSFHVPVEFTISIFKKIGIEGKFHHLCNGGHISYVELKEAPLDNTEGMYSILKCMEKNDMGYVAVNFPVDRCRKCGNTGVIEGSCPICGSDDISRIRRITGYLAELSNFNHAKREEVKHRLPHGM, translated from the coding sequence TTGATCAGGAATATTGTTAAAAGAGATGGCAGGGTAATAGATTTTGACAGCAGAAAAATATATAATGCCGTATTGAAGGCTTTTGCAGATAGACGCGGGTGTGCCGGTAAGGAAATGCCCGAGAAGAGGGAAGAGAGCAAAAAAAATGCTGCCGCTGTTACGGCAGAAGTGATGAGAAGGCTTAATCTCGAGGGCAATAAGACAGTTGAAGTGGAACATGTACAGGATATCGTCGAGAGGGTGATATCAGAGCTCGGATTCTTTGATATCTCAAAGAAGTATATATTATACAGAAACAAAAGATCCATTGAAAGAAAAAGGAAAGAGAGAGTATATAGAAGGATATCGGATATAATCAAGGTAACGGATAGGGAAAATGCAAATGTCGGTAACGGCCCTTCGAGCAAGCTCTTGCAAATTGCGGAAACTGCGAGCAGGGATTATTCGGAATCATTTCTTACAACAGAAGATGTAAAAAAAGCCATGGATGACAATTATATTTATCCGCACGATTATTCGTGGTTTGGAGTAGGGACTACCACATGCACATTCATAAAGCTGAGCCGGCTGCTGAATGACGGGTTTAATACAGGCCATGGATTTATACGCCCTCCAAAAAGGATAAAAACCGCCGCACAATTAGCCTGTATTATATTCCAGGCGAATCAGAACGATCAGCATGGGGGCCAGGCCTATGGTTTCTTTGACCGCGATATGGCTAAATATGTGAGCTTGGAGAGGCAATGGCAGCTAAGACAGCTTAATAGGACTTTTGAAACACTGGGCATCGTTGAGGACGGGGAAAAGATATATGAAATCGCAGACAGGTATGCAAGGGAGGAAACATTCCAGGCAATGGAATCTCTTGTACATAACCTCAATTCCATGCACAGCCGTGCAGGGGCCCAGGTGCCGTTTACAAGCATCAATGTAGGCACGGACACATCCGAAGACGGAAGAATAGTCACCGAGTCGCTCCTTAAAGCTTATGAAAACGGATTGGGAAAAGGCGAGCAGGCGCTGTTCCCAAATATAATATTCAAGATTAAAAAAGGGATAAACTGGGAAGATGGAACTGCAAACCACGACCTTCTAATGTATGCTTTAAAGGTTTCATCAAAGAGGTTGTTCCCTAATTATGTATTTGAAGACTGCTCTTTATTTAAGGGTTTCCCTACGGATGTTCCCGTAATGGGATGCCGGACGATTGTCGCATGGAACAGGCACAAGGATGAGGAGCATCAGACATGTGAGGAGAGGGGCAACGATTCATTCACTACCATAAATCTTCCGGGAATAGCATTAAAATCCAGACTTTATGTAAAATATACTCCGGAAATAGAGTCCAAATTTAATGAGATTTCAAAGAAATACGGCATATGCATGTCTGAAAAATTCAAAGACAATAATGTGCTGAAAACTTTTTTTACAGAGCTTGATTATTATGCGGATCTTGTAATCGAACAGCTGCTTGAGAGGCTTGCTTACCAGTCAACATTCGTCAAGGAGGATTTCCCGTTCCTTATGAGCGAAGTATGGATGGGATGCAGGGATTTAAAAAATGGTGAAACTGTGGGGGATGCAATAAAAAACGGCACGCTTGGCACCGGATTTATCGGCCTTGCGGAGGCCCTTTACTCTCTTGCCGGCTCCCACCACGGAGAGAGCAGCGACGCCGACAGTCTAGGATATGAAATAATCAAGTTTATGAGAAAAAAAGTGGATGAGGCATCAAGAAATAATGATCTTAACTTTTCGCTTCTTGCGACTCCTGCGGAAGGCCTCTGCGAGAAGTTCGTGGAAAAGGACAAGATGAAGTTCGGCATTGTCAAGGGTGTTACGGACAAGGCATGGTATACGAATTCATTTCATGTCCCTGTTGAATTCACCATCTCCATATTCAAAAAGATCGGGATAGAAGGCAAATTCCATCACCTATGCAACGGAGGGCATATATCATATGTTGAGCTCAAGGAGGCTCCATTGGATAATACCGAAGGAATGTACAGCATTTTGAAATGCATGGAGAAAAACGATATGGGATATGTAGCCGTCAATTTTCCTGTGGACAGATGCAGAAAATGCGGCAATACAGGCGTTATCGAAGGGAGCTGCCCAATATGCGGAAGCGATGATATATCGAGGATAAGGCGTATAACGGGATATCTCGCGGAGCTTTCCAATTTCAACCATGCAAAGAGGGAAGAAGTGAAACACAGGCTGCCTCATGGGATGTAA
- a CDS encoding GNAT family protein: MYYKKMIGQKCYLSPIDVDDYEKYTKWLSDMEVAAGMLLASKLITASKEKEILERLSVSEYNFAIIDLKTDRLLGNLGFPKMDYIDRNAEVGIFIGDKEYWGKGYGADALRLALDFGFNILNLHNIRLKVYSYNKQAISCYKKVGFKEAGQIREAKEIAGKRYDEIYMDMLDKEYESIYVKGIIDNKEL; encoded by the coding sequence ATGTACTATAAAAAAATGATAGGTCAAAAATGTTATCTGTCACCCATTGACGTCGATGATTATGAAAAATATACAAAATGGCTCAGCGATATGGAAGTGGCGGCTGGGATGCTTTTAGCGTCAAAATTGATAACGGCCTCGAAAGAAAAGGAGATTTTAGAGAGGCTGTCGGTGAGCGAGTATAACTTTGCCATTATAGATTTGAAAACCGACAGGCTTTTGGGAAATTTGGGATTCCCTAAAATGGATTATATAGATAGAAACGCCGAGGTAGGCATTTTTATCGGCGACAAAGAATACTGGGGCAAGGGTTACGGTGCCGATGCGCTGAGGCTTGCATTGGATTTTGGATTCAATATATTGAATCTTCATAATATACGTCTTAAAGTTTATTCATATAATAAGCAGGCTATTTCCTGCTACAAAAAAGTAGGATTCAAAGAAGCTGGGCAAATAAGGGAAGCCAAGGAGATAGCTGGCAAAAGATATGATGAAATATATATGGATATGCTGGATAAAGAATATGAATCCATATACGTTAAAGGAATTATCGATAATAAAGAACTGTGA